The Nitratidesulfovibrio sp. SRB-5 genomic sequence TTGATGACCTTGAGCAGCAGCACGTCGTTGACGGCGAACCACATGCGGTTCCAGCCTTCCAGCGGATCGGCCACCATGTCTTCGTTGTTGGTGTCGTAGTCGTCCAGGTCCGCCGTGACCGTGGGCGGGGCATGGGGCGTGCCTTCGTCGGGCGTGTCGGCTCTGGCGGCCGCCGGGGCCAGCAGCAGGGCACAGGCAAGGCACGCCGTACACAGCGCGATGTTGATGCGGAACGAACCTGCGGCCATGTGCATTCCTCCGAAGGCGGGTTCTTGTTCGTGCGGCGGACTACTTGCCGGGCTGGCCCGGCTGGCCCGATTGGCCCGATTGGGCAGGCTGCTTGCGCACTTCGTCGGCCTTGATCCGCACCCTTTCGATGAGCTGGTCGGCGGTGCCCTTTTCCAGCAGGTCCTGGAACTGGGTGCGGTAGTTCTTCACCATGCTCACGCCCTCGATGATCACGTCGTACACCACCCAGTTCTGCTGGCGATTCTGGAGCATGCGGTAGGCCACGGGCACCTGCTTGTCCTTGATCACCACGGTGGTCTGCACTTCGACCTTGTCGCCCTTGCCGCTGACAAGCTCGCCGGTGAACAGCACCTGCTGGCCGGTGTAGCCGTCGAACTTTTCAAGGTAGGTGGCCCGCAGCAACGAGGCGAACGCCTCGGCAAAGCGGTCCTGCTGGTCGGGAGTGAACGAGGGCCAGTTCATGCCCACGGTGCGGGCCGAGAATTCGCGAAAATCGAAGATGTGGCGGATTTCGTTCTCCACCTTGTCCATGAGCGCGGGGCGCTGGGCGGGGTCGGTGTAGCCCGGCTGCTTCACGATGTCGAGAATGCGGTCCACCGAGGTCTTCAGGGCCTCGCGGG encodes the following:
- a CDS encoding ABC transporter substrate-binding protein, whose translation is MFMHAFRRGALFAAPLFKTLSCGLLCILLGWSAPALAAADSAGAAREALKTSVDRILDIVKQPGYTDPAQRPALMDKVENEIRHIFDFREFSARTVGMNWPSFTPDQQDRFAEAFASLLRATYLEKFDGYTGQQVLFTGELVSGKGDKVEVQTTVVIKDKQVPVAYRMLQNRQQNWVVYDVIIEGVSMVKNYRTQFQDLLEKGTADQLIERVRIKADEVRKQPAQSGQSGQPGQPGK